The sequence GGACAGGGGGTCCTATGGTCCAGTCCTCCCCTCGTTAGGGACAGGTGGTCCTATGGCCCAGTCCTCCACTCGTTAGGGACAGGGGGTCCTATGGCCCAGTCCTCCACTCGTTAGGGACAGGGGGTCCTATGGCCCAGTCCTCCCCTCGTTAGGGACAGGTGGCCTATGGCCCAGTCCTCCACTCGTTAGGGACAGGGGGTCCTATGGCCCAGTCCTCCCCTCGTTAGGGACAGGCGGTCCTATGACCCAGTCCTCCCCTCGTTAGGGACAGGTGTTCCTATGGGGTCTATCCTCCAGCATTAACCACTAAAGTTCTCATCCATCTCGcctaatcaaacccacaatcctgacgttgcaagcaccatgctctaccaactgagctgcaGAGAACTAACCCATTATTACAGAACCTCCCTAAAGAGTTACGTTTATGCAAGATTCATCAGTGCTGAATGTTTTCATACTTCATTTCTAAAGCATGCAAGTCCCCAAACTCATACTAGAAGCTATGGATGCATACAAAGCCTGCTCCTTTTGTGTTTTTCTTAGACAGCAAACCTATAATTTTGCTAATACAACTGACCCAAACCCACAATTAACCTGGTTGCACTTGACTATATGTTAGGGTATAGAAATGTCCAGGGATTAAGAAATGACATGGGAAAAAAGTAATTACACAGTAATTACAAAAGAAAACACACATTGGTCATTCCAAACATATTTACTATTCAAATACCTTCACAAATGGTTAAAGCTACCATAagcatttttttaaaacatatcCAGTAATCACAATGTTTTAAAAGTTCGTAGGTACATTTCACGATGCTCTGATCATTTACATTTTGCTGCTTTTTCGCTACATATCTCATAGTAAATTATAGTTTTCCCAACTAATATAAAGCTTAGCATATTAAGTTCTCAAAAATATTTTAAGAATGAAATAAGAAACATAAATAGAAGAAGCAGCAGAAATGTGACATTCTGATTAGTCAAAATCAGCACAATTATAAAATAAGAAAAATGTATGGATTAGTCCAAATATTTTGTAAAATCTTCTAACTGTAAACATTCACATACAGAGTACATATTAACATACCGCATTCTTATATATGCATAgatagtgtacacacacacacacacacacacacacacacacacacacacacacacacacacacacacacacacacacacacctctaacaTAAATATGCATAGCtataacacacaccaacatacaGCACATTATACATCTTTAGTTATTTAACAACAGCATTGTTATGCTATGAGGGCTTCCATGTTGGCTGGATCTGAAACACACTATCACTATCCGACAGCTGATTGTCATTCAGCTCTCATGTCATGTTCATCTGGGTCGTGTTCGTTAGGCCACACCGTAGGAAAACATTTTTGCAACGGAAATCAAAAACAGGCATTTCTGTTGGCTAATTACAGGTAGTAACAGTTTCACTATTATCTTCCGTTTTGTGCCTAACGAACACAACCCTGATGCTCCCTGTGTTGTTTTGGTTGGTCCGTCAGATAAACAGCTCCTTGTTGACCCACATCAGGCTTCGCGTATCGTTGGGCTTGCACTCGTACTCGATGCTGTTGAAACTGTTGCCACCCTGGCAGTGGTCCCTCTTGTTGTAGTTGTAGTACTTCACCTGCCACACCACTTCAAAAGAGCCCACCTCTGGGAACTGGGAAGGGAGAGTTAATCGGTTAAAACCAGTTCACTTTTTGTAATTTTAGTGtaccattttttttaatggaaacattgaaaatacaatctatACAGCTAAATCACATGAAGCTGCTGAAATGAGGACGGCTCatataataatgtctggaacggagcaaatggaacggTATTATCAAACCCATggtaaccatgtgtttgatgtattggaTACCATTCCcgtgattccgctccagtcattaccacgagcccagtccccccccaattaagatgccaccaacctcctgtgagctaaaaacaacaaacaagttGACATTGAGGTGGTTGTTAAAAAGGCCCTTACAGTCCACGATTGACCTGCCAACGAACCAATCCCTGCTCCCGTGTGTCCTCTAATTACCTTGCTAATCTGATAAAGATGGGGAAATGGACACGTGGCAGCAGAGCTAATGTGGCCCTATTTGAGTGTTGATAATAAAATCAGTTTACAGGGATTGGTGTTCGTGCTCATGTATGTGTCTTTGCTAAGCTAATTGTTTGTTAGCAGGACCTGCCTAGCCTACTAAATGTTCATTGTGTGACCTGCCAAGCCTGCTAATTGTTTGTTAGCATGACCTGCCTAGCCTGCTAATTGCTTGTTAGCATGATAAATGTTTGTAGCCCACAGCTAATTATAATTCTAAGGCTACATGGGTTCTGTTGAGGCTCATGCCATTCTCACATTTCAGTCCTTATTGTGAAGATAGTGCATTTGTTGTGTGATTGTATGCTACTAGTGGGATCGTATGCTACTAGTGTGATTGTATGCTACAGGTGTGATTGTATGCTACTGGTGGGATTGTATGCTACTAGTGGGATTGTATGCTACTGGTGGGATTGTATGCTACTGGTGTGATTGTATGCTACTGGTGGGACTGTATGCTACTGGTGGGATTGTATGCTACTGGTGTGATTGTATGCTACTGGTGTGATTATATGCTACAGGTGTGATTGTATGCTACTGGTGTGATTGTATGCTACTGGTGTGATTGTATGCTACTGGTGGGATTGTATGCTACTGGTGGGATTGTATGCTACTGGTGGGATTGTATGCTACTGGTGTGATTGTATGCTACTGTGGCAGTGCCTTTACCACATGGGTGCTTTATCCTAGCCTTATAGCATACCTGACATGGCTAATGCTAGCTTCAGGCTCTACCTGGGCCTGCTTACTGTTTAGCCATCAATGTTTATTGATATGTTATTCAGGCACAGCAATATGAGGCATGTTTATTTAGCTTTATGCATGTTTGTCTTTATGCTGTTCAATTAAGAATATTATTGATTGTATTTAACATGTGTGATGCAGAAGTggacatatactgtatgtaaatatctAACTCCTTGAGTCTTTTGAGTATAACTTTGCGTGGTTAATTCTATTTCTACGTATCTCTTTCCTCCTAGAAAACACACACCTTGTTGTGTGAGTACCTGAAGTGAACTGCAGTGTGTTGTGTGGGGACAGTAAAACCCCTTTTCCCTGACATCTAccacatccccatattgtttttatttacttttctgctctcttgcacaccagtatctctacttgcacatcatcatcagctcatctatcactccagtgttaatctgctaaattgtaattacttcgctattatggcctatttattgccttacctcctcacgccatttgcacacaccgtatatagacttttttttgtttttttctattgtgttattgactgtacgcttgtttatcccatctgtaactctgtgttgttgtttgtgtcgcactgctttgctttatcttggccaggtcgcagttgtaaatgagaacttgttttcaactggcctacctggttaaataaaggttcaatgtaaaaaatgttttttaaattctaGCCTGGCCCCAGATCTATGTGGTATCTGCATCATCTAGCCTGATCCCAAATCTGTTTCTATGGTAAAGCCAACTCCTATAGTTGTTGTCATGCCATGACCATAGGTGTTGGGGCAAGACCGCACAAACACATCTGGGAACCAGGCTATGCAAGGTCGATATGAGTCCATTACACGTGTAGGCTTTACAGTATCAGGAGTCAACTGTTCATGATGCAAATCATGAGGAAAGCTCTGAAGCTTCGCAGTGCATCCGTATCGTTTATTTTTTACTTGTCTTATTCTTACTAGCAATGACTTTGCTTATAGCTACTTTGAGGACAAATGTACTTACTACTGTATGACTGTGATAAGTGGTTCTCTCACCTAGTTACCTTAAGATTAATGCATTAACTAAGTCGATCTGAATAACAGCTTCTGTTAAATCACTAAAATGTCAATAAACATTTGTAAGAGTTAATCGCAGGATTTGCTGTGATTAAGCGTGATTAATCGCAAATTCAGAATTTAATCAAATTGAGCTGTAATTTATGATTTTTTGTATACAAAAAAGCATTACAAGAATATTGACGTCTTGATTTTGTCCAAATTAACGTTAAGCAAAATCAGgtaaattgataaaaaacaaactTTCTttaaacaaaaagaagaagaatatCGCAAGAGTCTGGAGGACCTCTACTAAAACACCATGTACTGATTCAGAGATGCGTGAAGGACTACAGGGACGTCGGATGAGAACAGAGCTCCTTTATTTAAaccaggcaaatcagttaaggCAAACagagttcttatttacaatgacggcctacccctggccaaacccggacgacgctgagccaattgtgcgccgccctatgggactcccactcacggccagatgtgatacagcctggattcgaaccagggactgtagtgacgcctctcgcACTGAGATCTGGGGCCAGGCTTGATGATGCAGATATCAAACAGATCTGGGGACCAGGCTCGATGATGCAGATATCAGAAAGTATTTGTAATGTGACTGGTAAAATGCTCTGAATTAACTTGTCTACTTCATTGTTTTGTCTACTTCTAAAATTGTAAaatattctgtctataatgtatttttttattatgtgtTGGACCCCAGCAAGACTAGCTGTTGTCATGGCGTCAGCTAATGAGGATTCTAATAAAAATCCTAAAGAAATCCAGATCAAATGACAGTCAAACTGAGTTTGCCCTTTACTACCTGTATGCTGATCTGTACAGCTTGTCTGTCTCCGCTCTTGGTGTGTGCCACGCCCTCTGTGTCGTAGACGCCAGTGTAGACCACACACTGGGGGTCTCTAGACTGCTGCTCCAAGGGGAATGTGACTCCACCTACACTCATGGTGCTGAGGACCAGGATAGGATCACAACAGTTAGGGAGAGATCGTCAatcaataacatttattttataatgCCCTTTTACGTCAACAGTTGTCACAAAAGTGCTTTACaggaaacccagcctaaaaccccaaacagcaagcaatgcagatgtagaagcatagAAAATCTCCCAATAAAAGGAAGAAACCTTgaaaggaaccaggctctgaggggtggcctgtcctcttctggctgtaccgggtagagaggaaccaggctcctaggggtggccagtcctcatctggctgtaccaggtagagaggaaccaggctcctaggggtggccagtcctcttctggctgtaccaggtagagaggaaccaggctcagaggggtggccagtcctcttctggctgtaccaggtagagaggaaccaggctcctaggggtggccagtcctcttctggctgtaccaggtagagaggaaccaggctcctaggggtggccagtcctcttatggctgtactgggtagagaggaaccaggctctgaggggtggccagtcctcttctggctgtaccaggtagagaggaaccaggctctgaggggtggcctgtccccttctggctgtaccaggtagagaggaaccaggctctgaggggtggcctgtcctcttctggctgtaccaggtagagaggaaccaggctcctaggggtggccagtcctcatctggctgtaccaggtagagaggaaccaggctcagagaggggtggccagtcctcatctggctgtaccgggtagagaggaaccaggctcagaggggtggccagtcctcttctggctgtaccaggtagagaggaaccaggctctgaggggtggcctgtccccttatggctgtaccaggtagagaggaaccaggctcagaggggtggcctgtcctctcatggctgtaccaggtagagaggaaccaggctcagaggggtggccagtcctcttctggctgtaccaggtagagaggaaccaggctctgaggggtggccagtcctcatcTGGCTGTACCGAGTACAGATTTAAGGGTACATGTGTGGCCAAATGAAGACCAGATCGTTTTTCAAGATGTTCAATCGTTTATAGATGACCAACAAGATCAGCTAATAATCATGATGGGTGATGACTGCTTAACTGGGGGAAGGGGTTGTGGTTGGGGTTGGATTGGTGACCCTGGGCCTGCGGTTGTTTTGACATTGCAGCTGACAGTAAAGACAACTGCCCAATGACTGATCTAGAAATCGGGGTGAAATATATCGATCATCAGTGTAATTTATCATTCTATCCATGATaattccattttttaataacaaAAGACTGAAACACAAACTTAACTCGCCATATTTGAGAGCATATTTAGCCTACTGCAGGAAATGCTGAAGGCCTAATCCGTAGTGGATTTGACACAATCTGGCTGCGCCTTCTGTCTCCCTGCACCCGCCGGACTCTAGCCAGTGTCACTGTCGTCACTATCTGGCCAAATTGCAAAATTGGAAGCCCTGCCTATTTGTACAATTTATATTCTTAAagtcaattttgactttgcagttTGGCAATCTTGTGGGAACTCTAATGAACCGCGTTGCGCTCTGACGTAACTCCTTCAACCTCGTACGTCTTGTGTTCTTATTGTTCTCAGTGAACGACCAatttaataaaatgtgtaaaTTAGATTAAAGCAAGGACATAATATCCAGGGGTTGTGATCTTTTCCAAGAGAATGCACCGATTCTATTTCACATTATGAAACACTGATATAATGTAGATTTCAACAGATAAATTGTCAAAATATAGCCTATTGAAATGTATAGACACTATATAGGTTATCAGGAGAATATTGTCTGTGATACATTTCACCCCACCATACTTACGTTGCCTCCACAGACCCAGCTTTGACAACCACTTCAATCTTGTACTTTGACCCCGTTAGCAATTTAATCGTCCTGGTTTGACCAAATCTCGCTCCGTCCGATTTGAAATACACAGCACTGTTATTTGGTAACATTTTCAATGAAATTCCTATTTTGACGAGTTCGACGGCCATTCTTCTTGAGGTTGAGGGATGAGGTTGTTCTCAAATCCAATCCTACCTGAGTGGACAAGAGATGGGCGCAAGTGTGAACCGGTGGCCACTCTGGATTCCAACAGAACTATCGATGTCGAATATTGTTGTAACGTGAAAATGTAAAAACTCATCGTTGGAGGCAGAGCCTAAAGTCATTTCCACCCTCCTCGTGAataatcccacacacacacacacacacacataatcctCCTATACACGTAATCTAAGGAGATCAAGACTAAACAATTTGGCCCGGTAGAGAAATAATAAACATGCATTTTGTTATTTGATTAATAAATGGTTAAAATAGGACTATTGATTTTAAAAGACAGTTGAAATTTGCACGCCATGTACATAGAGAGTGGGAGATTATAGTGGGTAACAAAGTAGTCAATCTCAAATCATAGGTGGGTTACCTGACAACATCACGAAAACGATGCGGACGGTTCAGTGGGGCAGAAgagttgtgattctggatggccagattgtCATTATTACTAACTGTCATGTGGGAAAAACATGACTCCTTTCAGttagtttcatcttgttcttgataccatgtgtTGTTTTCAGtcgttttgactgatttcatatcAATGCTAATATGACAACaaataaattagctagctagctacccaacACTTGTAATGATGTATTAGAGACAACAAGTGCAAATGTATAtgatttcaataaacattggaaatgagatacatgttgtcaacaatctaaaccCCGTCGGTTTTGTCCCATAGTTGcgcacacatttacattttagcagacgctcttatccagagcaacttacagtagtgaatacatacatttcattaaaaaaaattcatactggtcccccgtgggaatcgaacccacaaccctggcgttgcaaacaccatgctctaccaactgagccacacgggaccaacgTCGATTTTGTTGTTAAACAACCAACCCATCTGTCGTCCCTGTCAATATtcacttatatagacaggtgtgtgtctttccaaatcatgtccaatctattgaatttaccacaggtggactccagtcaagttgtagaaacatctcaaggatgatcaatggaaacaggatgcacctgagatcaatgttgagtctcatagcaaagcgtctgaatacttttataaataaggtatttctgtttttggtgtttaatacatttgcaaaaaaaattgaaaacctgttttcgatttgtcattgtgtggtattgtgtgtagattgctgagggaaattgttttatttaattcattttagaataaggctgtaacataacaaaatgtggaaaaagtcaaagggtctgaatactttccgaaggaccTGTATCCTCTAAACACCGTTTCTCGGGCATCATCACATAAATAATAAGGAATTCTCTTCGATCACACTCACAAATTGGGGAAAAACAACAGTCTTTTCTATTGAACCCCATTGTAAAAGAGGCAACTTCGTTGTCGATTTTTAGTTTTTGTTATACAGAGATATCAAAACATGCTGTGTTATTTAATGTACATGTGGCCAGGTTAAAAAAAATACCCACCTACACTTCGCAATACTCCCACATAGGGAAATAGAGCCtgcgagaagagccctgtggcttcatGGGTATTTTAAGGGTACTCTGGGCAGAGTAAAATGAAATCGGTGGTACAGTAAAGAGAGTGGTTTCATCATGGTAGCGTAGCACATTCCAGAGATCGATTTATAGCCATTAATCTAAAATAAGATCACTTTGTTTGTCATAGACATGACAAGATGCTTAATATGAGATGAAAGACGAGTTCCTAACGTGTTCgggaagccaagctagagctctgtgATACCTTCACAGCAATGGGGGCAGACGTTTTGATCAAGAGACCTTtataaaatatgcacattttctaacactaaacatacaaatatgtattttagtTAAGGATAAATCTTAGTTATTTGATTATGCTATATTTAAAAAGGCATACAAGTaatttcaagccttattcatacagttttgtgTAATAGGAAGTACATCAAATATTTCAAATGTTCATATTTTTATATTTGTACcttgtacttgagcttgtgtcctcaaaagtgacacCTCAGCAATTTAACTATTTTTACCGGAATGGGGAGATTTGAACCTTTTGTttgagtatgcagcattactagttattgtttattgccctctcatgataaataattgaataatacaaataatcTTTAGACATGTACTTTCCtgaaatgtagttttgtaatttactaaaacaagcagacaagaAAACTGTGTTTGAAAAAGGTAAAGTTTTTTTCTGAGCCAAATGggggtaacctaggtaaccacCGGTTGGTTTCCCCGCAGGGTCGCGACATTCTTTtgtcggaccccaggaagactagctgtcgccgtCCAAGATGggccccaggaagactagctgtcgccgtCCAagatggaccccaggaagactagctgtcgccgtCCAAGATGggccccaggaagactagctgtcgccgtCCAAGATGggccccaggaagactagctgtcgccgtCCAAGATGggccccaggaagactagctgtcgccgtCCAAGATGggccccaggaagactagctgtcgccgtCCAAGATGggccccaggaagactagctgtcgccatcgGCAAATGAGGATCCTAattgtagtaacttgacaaggaatgcccacacgcatttcaatattactttcctttactttcaacccaataACTAAAAGGTGTACagccaggtacaaacggtacaaaaatagcagaactatatagcccactcaaccagtggtagaatcacattgcacagatCTGACTcttagtgatgacatcatcaaagggaaAAGGTCACGGtcaatgccaataataaccatgtcattatttatatagtgtccacactataacactaaTAAATCAAAGCAAATCTAACACAGACTGGGTCTCTAGGTCAAAAGCAATTGTTACTGTCTATGGTGCTGAAACTGGTTATCAAGGCAAGGTTCCACTATCACGTCTATTTCCATTTGTTCCATTGTAGGCTACCAGGCATACCAAATCAAGAGCAGCACCTATGAAAGAATTTGACCCAGGTCAGCATCACTCTAGGCCTACACTTCAGTCAAGAGATGTAGTTCTGAATGAGCACATCTGGGAGAGAGGAATATGCTTCATGTCCACACTTCATATTCATTCCCTTCAGTCCCTTTGATTGGTTTAATTGTTCATTATAAGTAAATCTAATACATTATTTTGGTTTGAACTGGCTGAATTTATTTGTAAATAAGTGTTTAGCAATAGAGGGCGCTATATGACATCTACTTGTCAAACTGGATTAGAAAAGACTTGGTTCTCACAAACACGTAATATTTAATTAGCAGAAAGAAGAACAATGATATTGTTTTTATTGATGATTTAAAGTGATGGATTC is a genomic window of Salmo trutta chromosome 10, fSalTru1.1, whole genome shotgun sequence containing:
- the LOC115200869 gene encoding CB1 cannabinoid receptor-interacting protein 1-like, producing the protein MAVELVKIGISLKMLPNNSAVYFKSDGARFGQTRTIKLLTGSKYKIEVVVKAGSVEATTMSVGGVTFPLEQQSRDPQCVVYTGVYDTEGVAHTKSGDRQAVQISIQFPEVGSFEVVWQVKYYNYNKRDHCQGGNSFNSIEYECKPNDTRSLMWVNKELFI